One window of the Sphaerochaeta associata genome contains the following:
- a CDS encoding HAD-IA family hydrolase, translated as MIKVCMFDMGGVIVRDFQMAPELLPFLGRKELAFADMPSAIKHALHDHSMGLIDEEKFWTIYERETSSNVERNGQSLLGRFFHPVLDVPTMEVIKRLKRQNMRIICGTNVIDSHFRIHHTLKQYDIFDRVYASHLMHLAKPDRAFYRYILEKEKVSADEVFFTDDMEENIAAAKEEGLTAFHYTHAGNLITQLKICGIDRI; from the coding sequence ATGATTAAGGTATGCATGTTCGATATGGGTGGGGTAATTGTACGAGATTTTCAGATGGCCCCAGAATTACTTCCTTTCCTTGGGCGTAAGGAATTAGCATTTGCAGATATGCCATCAGCAATCAAGCATGCACTGCACGATCACAGCATGGGACTGATTGATGAAGAAAAGTTTTGGACAATTTATGAGAGGGAGACTTCAAGCAATGTTGAGAGAAACGGACAGAGCTTGCTTGGGAGGTTCTTTCATCCCGTATTGGATGTCCCCACCATGGAGGTAATTAAACGACTGAAACGGCAGAATATGAGGATAATCTGCGGCACGAATGTTATAGATTCTCATTTTAGAATTCACCACACATTGAAACAATATGACATATTCGATCGAGTCTATGCTTCCCATCTGATGCATTTGGCAAAGCCTGATCGTGCGTTCTATCGATATATCCTTGAAAAGGAGAAGGTCTCTGCTGACGAGGTTTTTTTTACTGATGACATGGAGGAAAATATTGCCGCGGCTAAAGAAGAAGGGTTGACAGCATTTCACTATACTCATGCTGGGAATCTTATTACTCAACTCAAAATCTGCGGCATTGATAGAATCTGA